The following coding sequences lie in one Mycobacterium gordonae genomic window:
- a CDS encoding L,D-transpeptidase family protein, with translation MRRLLAQLCAAVCAFAVLAAGAGLFAGVAGAAGNPWFANSVGNATQVVSVVSTGGSNAKMDIYQRTAAGWQPLKTGIPTHVGSAGMAPQAKSGYPATPMGVYSLDSAFGTAPNPGGGLPYTQVGPNHWWSGDDNSPTFNTMQVCQKAQCPFNTAESENLQIPQYKHAVVMGVNKNKVPGGGAAFFFHTTDGGPTEGCVAIDDATLVSIIKWLRPGAVIAIAK, from the coding sequence ATGCGCCGACTGCTAGCTCAGCTTTGTGCTGCCGTGTGCGCCTTCGCTGTGCTCGCTGCCGGGGCGGGCCTGTTCGCCGGGGTCGCCGGGGCCGCCGGCAATCCGTGGTTCGCAAACTCCGTCGGCAATGCGACACAAGTCGTTTCGGTGGTCTCCACTGGCGGATCCAACGCGAAAATGGATATCTACCAGCGCACCGCGGCCGGCTGGCAACCGCTGAAGACCGGAATCCCCACCCACGTCGGTTCGGCGGGCATGGCGCCGCAAGCCAAGAGCGGCTACCCGGCCACTCCGATGGGCGTCTACAGCTTGGACTCGGCGTTCGGCACCGCGCCGAATCCCGGTGGGGGCCTGCCCTACACGCAGGTGGGACCCAACCACTGGTGGAGCGGCGATGACAACAGCCCTACGTTCAACACCATGCAGGTGTGCCAGAAAGCCCAGTGCCCCTTCAATACCGCGGAGAGCGAGAATCTGCAGATCCCGCAGTACAAGCATGCGGTGGTGATGGGCGTCAACAAGAACAAGGTGCCCGGCGGCGGCGCCGCGTTCTTCTTCCACACCACTGACGGCGGACCCACCGAGGGCTGCGTCGCGATCGACGACGCCACGCTGGTGTCGATCATCAAGTGGCTGCGGCCGGGCGCGGTTATCGCGATCGCCAAGTGA
- a CDS encoding nuclear transport factor 2 family protein, giving the protein MCCNEPVSLSEYPIADIEAIKQVKYRYLRAMDTKHWDDFAETMTEDIVGAYGSSLGKELHFDNRKELVEYLSSAMGPGVVTEHRVTHPEITVSGDTASGIWYLQDRVIVAEYNFMLIGAAFYRDQYRRTPDGWRISATGYDRTFEATMSVTDLKFNVKPGRARADVDG; this is encoded by the coding sequence ATGTGTTGCAATGAGCCGGTGAGCCTCTCCGAATACCCGATCGCCGACATCGAAGCGATCAAGCAAGTCAAGTACCGGTACCTGCGCGCGATGGACACCAAGCACTGGGACGACTTCGCCGAGACGATGACCGAAGACATCGTCGGCGCCTACGGTTCGTCGCTGGGCAAGGAATTGCACTTCGACAACCGCAAGGAACTGGTCGAATACCTGAGCTCGGCGATGGGGCCGGGTGTGGTCACCGAGCACCGGGTGACGCATCCGGAGATCACCGTCAGCGGAGACACCGCTTCGGGCATCTGGTACCTGCAGGACCGGGTGATCGTCGCAGAGTACAACTTCATGCTGATCGGTGCGGCGTTCTACCGTGACCAGTACCGCCGCACCCCCGACGGGTGGCGGATCAGCGCCACCGGCTACGACCGCACCTTCGAGGCGACGATGTCGGTGACGGACCTCAAGTTCAACGTCAAGCCCGGCCGCGCGCGCGCCGACGTCGACGGCTGA
- a CDS encoding Hsp70 family protein, translating into MYDPLGLSIGTMNLVAAANGSSPVIRRAVLTLYPHCAPKLGVFGENSAESGTLMSAFVERIGDSVALISPDGSAHDPDLLTVEALDAMVVAAGADASSAEIAIAVPAHWKPGTVQALRNALRTHVGFVRSGMAPCLVPDAIASLTAVNAEVGVPTGGVVGLLDFGSSGTYVTLLATKDEFEPISATMRYEDFSGNQIDQALLLHVIEELGHSDVDPAGTAVLGQLGRLSEQCREAKERLSTDAVTELAAELSGTSAGLELTREKFEDLIADRLTGLIYAFDDMLARNNSSFADLAAVVTVGGGANIPLVSQRLSFHTRLPVLTASDPVSAAAKGALLLATRNDLMDMRTRTSIGLLAGVSHAASATGTGVVDLPAGDVMVIDQDALTDRELAWSQTEFPEVLTRFQGDSYNEDGPCFSMRLNIIDPPKAPRRRIRVSQLLIGLCAAVAMTAVGGVAITLTAVEQRHTHRPAPVLPSVAPPPVSPSAKLPNPIPTSPAVPSPLPPPPSEAPAESAAAPTSVETPPPPPPPPPSPSPALTTTRPAPVTTTHPPAATTTPPTSAPPSTTETTGAAEAPRAAEEPTTSEPPPVKMTTQWLHVPLLPLPIPIQVPANQVPASPAPANQVPQNANPQNPFSSPGGP; encoded by the coding sequence ATGTACGACCCGTTGGGGTTGTCGATCGGGACCATGAACCTGGTTGCGGCGGCGAACGGAAGTTCTCCGGTCATCCGTCGCGCTGTGCTCACCCTGTATCCGCACTGCGCCCCGAAACTTGGTGTGTTCGGCGAGAATTCGGCCGAATCCGGCACTCTGATGAGTGCGTTCGTGGAACGTATCGGCGACTCCGTGGCGCTGATCTCCCCGGATGGGTCCGCGCACGATCCCGACCTGCTGACGGTCGAGGCGCTGGACGCGATGGTGGTCGCCGCCGGCGCCGACGCGAGCTCCGCCGAGATCGCGATTGCCGTTCCGGCGCACTGGAAGCCGGGAACCGTGCAGGCATTGCGCAACGCCCTGCGTACGCACGTCGGATTCGTCCGGAGTGGCATGGCGCCGTGCCTGGTGCCGGATGCGATCGCATCGTTGACGGCGGTGAACGCCGAAGTGGGGGTGCCCACCGGAGGCGTGGTGGGGCTGCTCGACTTCGGCAGCTCCGGCACATACGTCACCCTCCTCGCGACCAAAGATGAATTCGAACCCATCAGTGCCACAATGCGTTACGAGGATTTCTCGGGAAATCAGATCGACCAGGCGTTGCTGCTGCACGTTATTGAAGAGCTTGGCCACTCCGACGTCGATCCGGCCGGCACCGCAGTCCTCGGTCAACTCGGCAGGCTCTCCGAGCAATGCCGGGAGGCCAAAGAGCGGCTCTCCACCGACGCGGTCACCGAACTGGCGGCCGAGCTCTCGGGCACCAGCGCCGGTCTCGAGCTCACCCGGGAGAAGTTCGAGGACCTGATCGCGGACCGCCTGACCGGGCTCATCTACGCCTTCGACGACATGCTGGCGCGCAACAACTCGAGCTTCGCCGACCTGGCGGCGGTGGTGACAGTCGGCGGCGGCGCCAATATTCCGCTTGTCAGTCAACGTCTTTCGTTCCACACCCGGTTACCCGTGCTGACCGCGTCGGATCCGGTGAGTGCCGCCGCCAAGGGCGCTCTGCTACTGGCGACCCGCAATGACCTGATGGATATGCGGACCCGGACCTCCATCGGACTGCTTGCCGGCGTTTCCCATGCGGCCTCGGCCACGGGCACCGGTGTGGTCGACCTGCCGGCCGGCGACGTGATGGTGATCGACCAGGACGCGTTGACCGACCGCGAGCTGGCCTGGTCGCAGACCGAGTTCCCCGAGGTGTTGACCCGCTTCCAGGGCGACTCCTACAACGAAGACGGCCCCTGCTTCTCGATGCGGCTCAACATCATCGACCCGCCAAAAGCGCCGCGACGCCGGATCAGGGTGTCGCAGCTGCTGATCGGTCTGTGTGCCGCGGTGGCGATGACCGCGGTCGGCGGGGTGGCGATCACATTGACCGCCGTCGAACAACGCCACACCCACCGTCCGGCGCCGGTTCTGCCCAGCGTCGCGCCACCGCCAGTATCGCCCAGCGCCAAGTTGCCCAATCCGATCCCGACCAGTCCGGCCGTGCCCAGCCCGCTGCCACCACCGCCCAGCGAGGCGCCGGCGGAAAGTGCGGCGGCCCCCACCAGCGTCGAGACGCCCCCTCCGCCGCCACCGCCCCCGCCGTCGCCCTCCCCGGCCCTGACGACGACCAGGCCGGCCCCGGTCACCACAACGCACCCACCGGCCGCCACCACCACGCCGCCCACCTCCGCACCGCCGTCGACCACTGAGACGACCGGTGCGGCCGAGGCGCCGAGGGCGGCGGAGGAGCCCACCACGTCGGAACCGCCGCCGGTGAAGATGACGACGCAGTGGCTGCACGTCCCGCTGCTCCCGTTGCCGATACCGATCCAGGTCCCGGCCAACCAGGTCCCGGCCAGCCCGGCCCCGGCGAATCAGGTGCCGCAGAACGCCAACCCGCAGAATCCGTTCTCCTCCCCCGGGGGCCCCTGA
- a CDS encoding DUF7159 family protein translates to MDIVLGVSMEPSAVRLVLIEGANADGATVEEESIDVAAQGGADSDDAATDRVIAALVGTREGAIEGGYELSSTGVTWTDPAEVAALRLELAARDVGGVMLVSPLLAAAALAQNVGAALDYEHIAMLFVEDGSATLAVVEIADGSIVDLHRQSVRDQSLAAGLVTMVVGLDAPGSRADGVFLVGCGVDIVDVKPALEAATSLVVSCPEEPEMALARGAALASANAPLFASSTSALAYALDPGTGEVNPRALTPSYLDVCAMAGVSEGALAYSAIAEETDPELEAETRRRPLALVSAAIVGVAAVAAGLIIVSLGSHVRTTAAQQSGPRDGAATPAIQAPATELPAQVLLPAPSAAPPPTAAPAPSAAPPPVAVAAPPPVVQQPPPQTVTRPAQAPAYLAPAPRRQPTRQAAPPVQTPVQQAPEPSAPPPAAPAPAAPAPAAPTPIMTMYLHLPFVSIPIPINPPPPPPPPAEPGP, encoded by the coding sequence ATGGACATCGTGCTTGGGGTATCGATGGAGCCCTCAGCCGTCCGCCTGGTGTTGATCGAGGGGGCGAACGCCGACGGCGCGACCGTTGAGGAAGAAAGCATCGACGTCGCTGCCCAAGGCGGCGCAGACAGTGACGACGCGGCAACCGATCGGGTGATCGCCGCGCTGGTCGGCACCCGCGAAGGCGCGATCGAAGGCGGTTACGAGCTTTCCTCCACCGGGGTGACGTGGACGGACCCCGCCGAGGTCGCCGCGCTGCGTCTGGAACTCGCCGCCCGCGACGTCGGCGGTGTGATGCTGGTGTCGCCGCTGCTGGCCGCCGCCGCGTTGGCGCAGAACGTGGGCGCCGCCCTCGATTACGAGCACATCGCGATGCTGTTCGTCGAGGATGGCAGCGCGACGCTGGCCGTCGTCGAGATCGCCGACGGCTCGATCGTTGACCTGCACCGGCAGTCGGTGCGCGACCAATCGCTGGCAGCCGGGCTGGTGACGATGGTCGTGGGGCTGGACGCCCCGGGTTCGCGGGCCGACGGTGTGTTCCTGGTCGGCTGCGGCGTCGACATCGTCGACGTCAAACCGGCGCTGGAGGCGGCGACATCGTTGGTGGTGAGCTGTCCGGAGGAACCGGAGATGGCACTGGCCAGGGGTGCCGCGCTGGCTTCGGCGAACGCGCCGCTGTTCGCTTCGTCGACATCGGCACTGGCCTATGCGCTGGACCCGGGTACCGGGGAGGTGAACCCGCGCGCGCTCACCCCGAGCTATCTCGACGTCTGCGCCATGGCCGGCGTCAGCGAGGGCGCCCTGGCCTACAGCGCAATAGCGGAAGAAACCGACCCCGAACTGGAGGCGGAAACCCGACGCCGGCCGTTGGCGCTGGTGAGTGCGGCGATCGTCGGCGTCGCCGCCGTGGCGGCCGGGCTCATAATCGTGTCGCTGGGCTCCCACGTCCGCACGACCGCCGCCCAACAGTCCGGTCCGCGCGACGGCGCGGCGACGCCGGCAATCCAGGCCCCCGCCACCGAATTGCCGGCGCAGGTGTTGCTGCCGGCCCCCAGCGCTGCGCCGCCGCCGACCGCGGCGCCGGCCCCGAGTGCTGCCCCGCCCCCCGTGGCGGTGGCCGCACCGCCGCCGGTGGTTCAGCAGCCGCCGCCGCAGACCGTGACCCGACCGGCGCAGGCCCCGGCTTACTTGGCACCCGCGCCGCGTCGCCAGCCCACTCGGCAGGCGGCCCCACCGGTGCAGACACCGGTCCAGCAGGCTCCAGAGCCGTCGGCGCCGCCGCCTGCGGCACCCGCACCGGCCGCCCCGGCTCCCGCTGCGCCGACCCCGATCATGACGATGTATCTGCATCTGCCGTTCGTCTCGATCCCGATTCCGATCAACCCCCCGCCACCGCCGCCCCCGCCCGCAGAACCCGGTCCGTAG
- a CDS encoding SRPBCC family protein gives MRESVTVHMNAPAEDIWQLVADVRNTGRFSPETFEAEWLDGASGPAVGVRFRGHVKRNEVGPIYWTTCRITTCEPGREFGFQVLVGNRPVNNWHYQFNSTATGTDVTESFWVKDYGMPRFVRFLLGELRRRRNIRDMTTTLERIKAVVESP, from the coding sequence ATGCGAGAGTCTGTGACGGTGCACATGAATGCACCAGCCGAGGACATCTGGCAGCTGGTGGCCGATGTGCGCAACACCGGACGCTTTTCCCCGGAGACCTTTGAGGCTGAGTGGCTAGACGGGGCGAGCGGGCCCGCGGTCGGCGTCCGCTTCCGCGGCCACGTCAAACGCAATGAGGTCGGCCCCATCTACTGGACAACCTGTCGAATCACCACGTGCGAGCCGGGCCGCGAGTTCGGCTTCCAAGTTCTCGTCGGCAACCGGCCGGTCAACAACTGGCATTACCAATTTAATTCGACCGCAACGGGAACCGACGTCACCGAATCGTTCTGGGTCAAAGACTATGGAATGCCGCGGTTCGTCCGATTCCTTCTGGGCGAGTTGCGACGACGGCGCAACATACGCGACATGACGACCACCCTCGAACGGATCAAAGCCGTAGTCGAATCGCCCTAG
- a CDS encoding DUF3060 domain-containing protein, with product MKPEDDPEARIRELEQPLADAARASELGEQGGYNYPPPPPGPIPPPMQSSMPPPGYGYSSPYPGATPRSSSGMRWFWILAAAGVLGVLVLVGGIAAYAARQFSHDDLVVPSPSESTSAATSSGPAPTRTAPSTGKTRTPSAGPSPSATAPAGETLTISGINENKTVACSGNAINISGISNTVTLTGHCGTVNVSGLQNVVIVDNADTIEASGLNNKITYHSGSPKISKNGSGNVVEQG from the coding sequence GTGAAACCAGAGGATGACCCGGAAGCCCGGATACGGGAGCTGGAGCAGCCGCTGGCTGACGCGGCGCGCGCCTCGGAGTTGGGCGAGCAGGGTGGCTACAACTATCCGCCGCCCCCACCCGGGCCGATACCCCCGCCGATGCAGTCGAGCATGCCACCGCCGGGCTACGGCTACAGCAGCCCCTATCCCGGCGCCACACCGCGGTCGTCCTCGGGCATGCGCTGGTTCTGGATCCTGGCCGCGGCCGGTGTGCTGGGCGTGCTGGTGTTGGTGGGCGGCATCGCCGCGTACGCCGCACGCCAGTTCTCCCATGACGATCTCGTGGTGCCCTCCCCCAGCGAAAGCACCTCGGCGGCCACGTCATCGGGTCCGGCCCCGACCCGAACCGCACCGTCGACCGGCAAGACCCGCACCCCCAGCGCGGGTCCGTCGCCGTCGGCCACCGCACCCGCCGGCGAGACGCTCACGATCTCGGGGATCAACGAGAACAAGACCGTCGCCTGCAGCGGCAACGCCATCAACATCAGCGGCATCTCCAACACGGTGACGCTCACCGGGCACTGCGGCACCGTCAACGTGTCCGGCCTGCAGAACGTCGTCATCGTCGACAACGCCGACACCATCGAAGCCTCCGGGCTCAACAACAAGATCACCTATCACTCCGGCTCGCCGAAGATCAGCAAGAACGGCAGCGGGAATGTGGTGGAGCAAGGCTGA
- a CDS encoding NADP-dependent oxidoreductase, producing the protein MPALPNRQILLRRRPSGLVQPDDTELITRPAPELAAGEALLRTTYVGIDAAARTWLDDQPSYLPPVQLGEVIRAAGIGEVVETRCDAYAVGDIVTTLTGFQEYVVIRDDIFSTPIPGEDDQLAIMSVYGPTGATAYFGMTDIGRPQPGETVVVSAAAGATGSVAGQIAKIAGARVVGIAGGPEKCRAVVEDFGFDACIDYKNDDLAAALKEHCPRRVDVYFDNVGGPILNAVLGRLAAKARVVLCGVISSYLTGEHPGPANYVNLLSKTASMQGFNALDQWGRFDEAFANLRRWESEGRLRHRQTIYDGIESCVDALNGLFTGANIGKTLVKIGEPG; encoded by the coding sequence GTGCCCGCATTGCCGAATCGCCAGATTTTGTTGCGCCGACGTCCTTCCGGTCTGGTGCAGCCCGACGACACCGAGCTGATCACCCGGCCGGCGCCTGAACTCGCGGCGGGAGAGGCGCTGCTGCGCACCACATATGTCGGGATCGACGCCGCCGCCCGCACCTGGCTGGACGACCAGCCCAGCTACCTACCGCCGGTGCAGCTGGGCGAGGTGATCCGGGCGGCGGGGATCGGCGAAGTGGTCGAAACACGTTGCGACGCCTACGCTGTCGGCGACATCGTCACCACGTTGACCGGCTTCCAGGAGTACGTGGTCATCCGCGACGACATTTTCAGCACACCCATTCCGGGCGAGGACGACCAGTTGGCGATCATGTCGGTGTACGGGCCGACGGGCGCCACCGCCTATTTCGGGATGACCGACATCGGCCGCCCGCAGCCCGGCGAAACCGTGGTGGTCTCCGCTGCTGCGGGCGCCACCGGATCGGTGGCCGGGCAGATCGCCAAGATCGCCGGCGCCCGGGTGGTGGGCATTGCCGGCGGACCCGAGAAGTGTCGGGCGGTCGTCGAAGACTTCGGGTTCGACGCGTGCATCGACTACAAGAACGACGATCTGGCGGCCGCGCTCAAAGAGCACTGCCCGCGCCGGGTCGACGTCTACTTCGACAATGTCGGCGGCCCCATCCTCAACGCAGTGCTGGGCCGGCTCGCCGCCAAGGCGCGCGTGGTGCTATGCGGGGTCATCTCCAGTTACCTCACCGGCGAGCACCCCGGACCGGCCAACTACGTCAACCTGCTGTCCAAGACGGCGTCCATGCAGGGCTTCAACGCGCTCGACCAGTGGGGCCGCTTCGACGAGGCGTTCGCGAACCTGCGCCGGTGGGAGTCCGAGGGGCGCCTGCGGCACCGTCAGACCATCTACGACGGCATCGAGTCGTGCGTCGACGCCCTCAACGGGTTGTTCACCGGGGCCAACATCGGCAAGACGCTGGTCAAGATCGGCGAGCCCGGCTGA
- a CDS encoding glycoside hydrolase family 16 protein, with product MDRRRMLMMAGFSALAAATAAPTANASPSRPAAPAGPAPVPAAPAAGATGGFIWHDEFDGPAGSAPDPGKWSVSNFRTPIRNPVGFDQPQFWGQYRDSRQNVFLDGNSNLVLRATHDGHGGYFGGLVHGLWRGGVGTTWEARIKFNCLAPGMWPAWWLSNDDPGRSGEIDLIEWYGNGTWPSGTTVHANPDGTAFETNPIGVDGGWHNWRVKWDVTGMYFWVDYADGAAPYFSVPATGIENLDEPFKEWPFNDPDYTVFPVLNLAVGGSGGGDPAAGTYPQDMLVDWVRVF from the coding sequence ATGGACCGTCGCCGCATGCTGATGATGGCGGGATTCAGCGCACTGGCGGCCGCGACGGCGGCCCCGACAGCAAACGCCAGCCCGTCCCGGCCGGCTGCTCCAGCGGGTCCCGCGCCGGTGCCGGCCGCACCCGCGGCCGGCGCCACGGGTGGATTCATCTGGCACGACGAGTTCGATGGACCGGCCGGTTCAGCCCCCGACCCCGGCAAGTGGTCGGTGTCGAACTTCCGAACGCCGATCCGCAACCCCGTCGGATTCGACCAGCCACAGTTCTGGGGGCAGTATCGCGACAGTCGCCAGAATGTGTTTCTGGACGGCAATTCCAACCTGGTACTGCGGGCCACCCACGACGGCCACGGCGGTTACTTCGGGGGTTTGGTGCATGGTCTGTGGCGCGGAGGCGTTGGCACCACCTGGGAAGCCCGTATTAAATTCAACTGCCTGGCGCCAGGTATGTGGCCGGCGTGGTGGCTGTCCAACGACGACCCGGGCCGCAGTGGCGAGATCGACCTGATCGAGTGGTACGGCAACGGCACCTGGCCTTCGGGCACCACCGTGCACGCCAACCCGGACGGCACCGCGTTCGAAACCAACCCGATCGGTGTGGACGGCGGGTGGCACAACTGGCGCGTCAAGTGGGACGTCACCGGCATGTATTTCTGGGTGGACTACGCCGACGGCGCGGCGCCCTATTTCTCGGTCCCGGCGACCGGCATCGAGAACTTGGACGAGCCGTTCAAGGAGTGGCCGTTCAACGACCCGGACTACACGGTTTTCCCGGTCCTGAACCTGGCCGTCGGTGGCTCCGGCGGCGGCGACCCGGCCGCCGGCACCTACCCGCAGGACATGCTCGTCGACTGGGTGCGCGTCTTTTAG
- a CDS encoding bifunctional phosphatase PAP2/diacylglycerol kinase family protein has translation MNERPLRPLRSVKQITRGLGALDRELFEAVAESPTPLLDKAMPPLTRAADHSKLWFAIAALLIASGKHSAQRGATRGLVSLGVTSLVTNQFAKRVRRRPRPLYDSVPLVRRVRRRPTSNSLPSGHSASAAAFAVGVGLENPTVGFGLALLAGLVGLSRVAVGAHYPGDVVIGFGIGSGIAVLGSRLVPPIVETALPSTEPLRADVPERPDGAGVVLVVNPASGSGTGARVAEEVRGELSATEIVELGSDDDPLQVLRDAAARAEVLAVGGGDGTVAAAASVAAEAGVPLAVFPGGTFNHFAKDIGCDSVAKTIEAIRRGSVAYVDMMCLNENQIVVNTASIGAYPTFVQERERLEKRIGKPLAGTYAMLHTLRNGQPVRISYDNKTLLTSLFFVGNSLYLPTGFAPSRRTRMDDGLIDVRILETGRRLARTRILTALVLGRLERSPLYHEMQVPEFTFTAVDGPTLVAHDGEIGEEYDKATFTSKYRALPVYRPLPLIR, from the coding sequence ATGAACGAACGGCCCTTGCGACCGCTACGCAGCGTCAAACAGATCACCCGGGGATTGGGCGCGCTCGATCGCGAACTGTTCGAGGCGGTTGCCGAGAGCCCGACTCCGCTGCTCGACAAGGCGATGCCGCCGCTGACCCGGGCCGCCGACCACTCCAAGCTGTGGTTCGCCATCGCTGCGTTGTTGATTGCATCCGGCAAGCACTCCGCCCAGCGCGGCGCCACCCGCGGCCTGGTGTCACTGGGGGTCACCAGCCTGGTGACCAATCAGTTCGCCAAGCGCGTCCGTCGGCGGCCGCGTCCGCTCTACGATTCGGTGCCGCTGGTCCGGCGTGTCCGGCGCCGTCCGACCTCCAATTCCCTGCCGTCCGGGCACTCCGCGAGCGCCGCCGCGTTCGCCGTTGGGGTCGGGCTGGAGAATCCGACAGTGGGCTTCGGGCTGGCGTTGCTGGCCGGCCTGGTTGGGTTGTCCCGGGTGGCGGTCGGCGCGCACTATCCCGGCGATGTCGTCATCGGCTTCGGCATCGGCTCCGGCATCGCCGTGCTGGGCAGCCGGCTGGTCCCGCCCATCGTCGAAACCGCCCTGCCGTCAACAGAACCGCTGCGTGCGGACGTCCCGGAACGGCCCGACGGCGCCGGCGTGGTCCTCGTCGTCAACCCCGCGTCGGGAAGCGGCACCGGGGCCCGCGTCGCCGAGGAGGTTCGCGGCGAGTTGTCCGCAACGGAGATCGTCGAACTCGGTTCCGATGACGACCCGCTGCAGGTGCTGCGCGACGCCGCCGCCCGCGCCGAGGTACTCGCGGTCGGCGGGGGCGACGGCACCGTGGCAGCGGCCGCTTCGGTGGCCGCCGAGGCCGGAGTGCCGCTGGCGGTCTTTCCCGGCGGCACCTTCAACCATTTCGCCAAGGACATCGGCTGCGACTCGGTGGCCAAGACCATTGAAGCGATCCGGCGCGGCAGTGTGGCCTATGTCGACATGATGTGTCTGAACGAGAACCAGATTGTGGTCAACACGGCGAGCATCGGTGCTTACCCCACGTTCGTCCAGGAGCGGGAGAGACTCGAAAAGCGGATCGGCAAGCCGCTGGCCGGCACGTACGCGATGTTGCACACGCTGCGAAACGGCCAGCCGGTGCGCATCAGCTACGACAACAAGACGCTGCTGACGTCACTGTTCTTCGTCGGCAATTCGCTTTATCTGCCAACAGGATTCGCGCCATCCCGGCGCACCCGCATGGACGACGGCCTGATCGATGTGCGCATCCTGGAAACCGGCCGCCGACTGGCCCGGACCAGAATCCTGACTGCGCTGGTATTGGGACGACTGGAACGCAGCCCCCTCTACCACGAGATGCAGGTGCCGGAGTTCACCTTCACCGCGGTCGACGGACCCACTCTCGTCGCCCACGACGGCGAGATCGGCGAGGAATACGACAAAGCCACGTTCACCTCGAAATATCGGGCCCTGCCGGTCTACCGTCCGCTTCCACTCAT